The sequence below is a genomic window from Dyadobacter chenwenxiniae.
TGCTCGAAAGAGTCCACCGGGAACAGAAAACCTATTTTTTCGACATTTCAGCCGTTATGCCCAAAGATTCCGCCACATTTTGCGACGTTTGCCACCTCAGCGAACCTGGCGCGCAGCGGTTCGCAAAGGAACTTTCCAAGTATGTTGTTTCAAGTGGCATATTGAGATGATTTGTCTTTTTCCCATTTAATTTCATTTCAAAAACTTCCGGCAAATCCATATTTAGACCAAGTATCGTTTAACTTTGTGCACCTTGACTCTTTGACCAGGGAAACGCATCAGGTTAACCCAGCATTTACTAATTCGTGTCTGTATGAAAAAACTTCTTATTGCCGTTTGCGCATTCTTTTCTTTGGCTGCTCAGGCTCAGCAAAATGTGCTTCTGGAACAGTCGTTCTGGAAAACCTCCCCGGACGTGAACGCAGTGAAAGCAGAAATTGAAAAAGGAAGCAATCCCGCTCAGTTTAACAACAACATGTTTGATCCGGTTGTGTTGGCGATTAATGCCAGTGCACCCAATCCTACCATTGAATATCTCCTCACCCAGCCGGGCAACACAGTGGACAAGGCAACGCACGATGGCCGCATTTACCTGCATTGGGCCGCAATGCGTGGCAATGTGGAGCTGATGGAATATCTCGTTGCAAAAGGTTCGAAAGGAAATTATGTAGACGGCCACGGCGCTACTCCGATCAATTTCGCGGCGGGCGGCGGTCAGCAGAATACCAAAGTTTACGACATCTGCCTGGCACATGGCGCTGACTTGAAAAAGGACCTGAACAATGACGGAGCGAATGCGCTGCTCATCGGCATTGCAAATGACAAAGATCTGGCTTTGACCAATTATTTTATATCAAAAGGCCTTGATCTGAAAAGTACAGACGCTGCCGGTAACAATGCATTCAGCTACGCCGCACGGGCAGGAAAGATTGAAGTTTTAAAAGCGCTCCTGGCGAAAGGTGTCCCTGCAAATTCAGATGCGATCCTCATGGCGGCACAAGGCTCTCGCGGCGGTGCTAATCTGATTGAAGTTTATCAATATCTGGAAAGTCTGAAATTGAAACCGACGGTGATCGGCAAGAACGGAGAGAATGCACTGCACGCCATTGTTCGTAAGCCAAAGCAAGAAGAAATCATCAGATATTTCCTGAGCAAGGGTGTTGATGTAAATAAAGCGGACGAAGATGGCAACACCGTTTTCATGAACGCAACGGCCAGCAATCGCGACACAGCGACCATTGGAATATTACTTTCCACTGTTAAAAACATTAACCAGGTCAACGAAAAGGGGGCTAGCGCGCTGGCAATGGCTGTTCGCGGAAATTCTCCGGAAGTGATCAGCTACCTGATCAACAAAGGCGCTGACATTAACACAACGGATAAAAACGGCGATAACCTGGCATTTTACCTCGCACAGTCCTACAATGCAAGAACGGCGAATGAATTCGGAGCTAAGGTGAAAGCTTTGCAAGACAAAGGCTTCAACATTGCTGCCCCGGCTAAAAATGGAAACACATTGTACCACGTGGCAGTTGCGAAAAACGACCTGGCCCTTGTGAAACTTTTGGAGCCGTATCAGATTGATGTGAATGCAAAAAACACCGAAGGCATAACAGCCTTGCACAAGGCTGCGATGGTTTCTAAAGACGATGCCATGCTGAAATATCTGCTTTCGATCGGGGCTAAAAAAGAGATTGAAACCAACTTCAAAGAAACTGCTTTTGACCTGGCAGGTGAAAATGAATCGTTGTCCAAAAACAATGTAACCGTTAATTTCCTGAAATAATTTTCATGTCTGATTTACTTAAAATAACAATCCTTTTTCTCACGCTGAACCTGGCCCAACCCAATGCTGCAATTGCGCAAACAACCGGCACCAGCAAATACAAGTGCATGATCCAGATGACGAATTACATGGGTGAAGGCGCTTACATTGTGATTTCGCTTATCAACGGCAAAGGCGCTTACGAAAAAACGTTGTATGTTCTTGGCCCGGATAAAAAGTGGTATAACAGCATGAAAGAATGGCATAAATTCCAATCCAGGCAAAAAACGAACATTAGCGCGATCACCGGAGCATCCGTAACCGGGGGCGACCGCAGCGTGAACGTGTTTGAAATTGATAATGCGAAGCTCAATGCTGGTTATAAAATTCGTTTCGAAAGTGCTGTGGAAGACCAGAAATATCATGTAAAAGATCTGGAAATACCATTGACCACCGAGGCGCTTTCTGCCAAAAATGAAGGCACCGGATACATTCGTTACGTCCGGTTTAGCCCAAATTAATGCAATGCGTGTCCTATGACCATTTCCATATGGAGATACAGCCACCTCGCACTGGCTGTATCTTCTTTTATTTTTCTGGCCCTTGCTTCGATAACCGGTATCATCCTGGCGTTCCAGCCATTATCGGAGAAAGTCCTACCCTACCGCACCGACAATTTAAGTGAAACAACGCTTGCCCGGACACTGCCGGTTTTAAGAAAACAATATCCCGGAATCAGCGAGCTGACAGTTGACAAAAACCAGTTTGTCCAGATCAGGGGCTCCGATGCCGAAGGAAAAAAGCTGCAAGCCTACATTGATCCGCAAACGGGAAAAATACTCGGTTATCCATCTCCCAAAAGCGAGTTTTTTGAATGGGTAACCGCTTTACACCGCTCTCTTTTTATCCACGAAACCGGCCGCTTCCTGATCGGTCTGACGGCATTTTTGCTACTACTGATCACGGTTTCCGGGACAATGTTGATCATTCAGCGCCAGCGTGGCCTTAAACGGTTTTTCAACCGCATCATCAAAGAAAATTTCGCCCAGTAT
It includes:
- a CDS encoding ankyrin repeat domain-containing protein, which encodes MKKLLIAVCAFFSLAAQAQQNVLLEQSFWKTSPDVNAVKAEIEKGSNPAQFNNNMFDPVVLAINASAPNPTIEYLLTQPGNTVDKATHDGRIYLHWAAMRGNVELMEYLVAKGSKGNYVDGHGATPINFAAGGGQQNTKVYDICLAHGADLKKDLNNDGANALLIGIANDKDLALTNYFISKGLDLKSTDAAGNNAFSYAARAGKIEVLKALLAKGVPANSDAILMAAQGSRGGANLIEVYQYLESLKLKPTVIGKNGENALHAIVRKPKQEEIIRYFLSKGVDVNKADEDGNTVFMNATASNRDTATIGILLSTVKNINQVNEKGASALAMAVRGNSPEVISYLINKGADINTTDKNGDNLAFYLAQSYNARTANEFGAKVKALQDKGFNIAAPAKNGNTLYHVAVAKNDLALVKLLEPYQIDVNAKNTEGITALHKAAMVSKDDAMLKYLLSIGAKKEIETNFKETAFDLAGENESLSKNNVTVNFLK
- a CDS encoding DUF2271 domain-containing protein, with amino-acid sequence MSDLLKITILFLTLNLAQPNAAIAQTTGTSKYKCMIQMTNYMGEGAYIVISLINGKGAYEKTLYVLGPDKKWYNSMKEWHKFQSRQKTNISAITGASVTGGDRSVNVFEIDNAKLNAGYKIRFESAVEDQKYHVKDLEIPLTTEALSAKNEGTGYIRYVRFSPN